The following coding sequences are from one Gemmatimonadota bacterium window:
- a CDS encoding class A beta-lactamase-related serine hydrolase, whose amino-acid sequence MRLNELCRRMTTLTALEPILQAQLAELAPKSLVPGYVAGVYHAGQQITPVHGIANLNTGAPMTADTGWLLGSITKVLTTTALLRLVERGQVDLDQPVVRYVPDFRLSEPGAAERILVRHLVNHTNGIDADTLMPTREFGPRAVASYISALASCGTLFEPGTFSHYSNPGFTLAGRIIELVTGLPFNEAFEREIYATVGMPDSSTSATQAILRRTAIGAFADPATGGVRPSHLFMLPVSAAPAGATSIVTAADLIAFGRTHLNHGVSPNGTRVISRESAELMRTASFGPGTPNCEPSGLGWRLTPIGGTVALGHGGGSPGGTSSLVVFPELDLIVVGFGSGPGSVAIHDAVIATVLKELAGRSVEAPYQVSAGPTDLTPYEGEYRHFQSRTTIKAVDGVLEMASAIEPCDEEHHRFLADYMGGALAFPAVRWVPLTPTLFAVAGAPAEMFHGVWGRMGLASFHQPGPDGRFKFMHSLWRAARRTGA is encoded by the coding sequence ATGCGCTTGAATGAACTGTGCCGCCGGATGACCACTCTCACTGCCCTCGAACCGATCCTTCAGGCCCAGCTCGCCGAACTGGCCCCCAAGAGCCTGGTCCCCGGATACGTGGCGGGCGTCTACCACGCCGGCCAGCAGATCACGCCGGTCCACGGAATCGCCAATCTCAACACCGGCGCCCCGATGACCGCCGACACCGGCTGGCTCCTCGGGTCGATCACCAAGGTCCTCACCACCACGGCGTTGCTCCGGCTGGTCGAACGAGGCCAGGTGGATCTCGATCAACCCGTGGTTCGCTACGTGCCCGATTTCCGGCTCAGCGAGCCGGGCGCGGCGGAGCGGATCCTGGTCCGTCACCTGGTGAACCACACCAATGGCATCGATGCCGACACCTTGATGCCCACCCGCGAGTTCGGGCCCAGGGCCGTGGCGTCCTATATATCCGCCCTGGCCAGCTGCGGCACTCTCTTCGAGCCGGGCACTTTCAGCCACTACTCGAACCCCGGCTTTACCCTGGCCGGGCGGATCATCGAGCTGGTGACCGGACTGCCATTCAACGAGGCGTTCGAACGGGAGATCTACGCCACCGTCGGGATGCCCGACTCGTCCACCTCGGCCACCCAGGCCATCCTTCGGCGGACGGCGATCGGCGCTTTCGCCGACCCAGCCACCGGCGGCGTCAGGCCGTCCCACCTCTTCATGTTGCCGGTGTCCGCGGCCCCCGCCGGGGCAACCTCGATCGTCACGGCGGCCGACCTGATCGCGTTCGGGAGAACCCACCTCAACCACGGCGTTTCGCCTAACGGTACCCGGGTGATCTCCCGCGAGTCCGCGGAACTGATGCGGACCGCGAGCTTCGGGCCTGGCACCCCGAACTGCGAGCCGTCAGGCCTGGGGTGGCGCCTCACCCCGATCGGCGGCACCGTGGCCCTCGGCCATGGCGGCGGATCGCCGGGCGGGACCTCGTCGCTGGTGGTCTTCCCCGAGCTCGACCTGATCGTGGTGGGCTTCGGCAGCGGGCCGGGGTCGGTCGCCATCCACGACGCGGTGATCGCCACCGTGCTCAAGGAACTGGCGGGGCGTTCGGTCGAAGCGCCGTACCAGGTGTCGGCAGGTCCAACGGACCTCACGCCCTACGAGGGCGAATACCGGCACTTCCAGTCCCGGACCACGATCAAGGCGGTCGACGGCGTCCTCGAGATGGCGTCTGCCATCGAGCCCTGCGACGAGGAACACCACCGGTTCCTGGCGGATTACATGGGTGGCGCGCTCGCGTTCCCCGCCGTCAGATGGGTGCCCCTCACGCCAACCCTGTTCGCGGTGGCCGGTGCACCAGCCGAAATGTTCCATGGGGTCTGGGGCCGGATGGGGCTGGCATCGTTCCACCAGCCCGGGCCCGACGGGCGCTTCAAGTTCATGCACAGCTTGTGGCGGGCCGCTCGCCGTACCGGAGCCTGA
- a CDS encoding arylsulfatase yields MARVALIHALQQSIAPVNEEMARSWPEAERINLLDDSLSADLARSGGLDVAMTERFLILADYAVQAGADGLLFSCSAFGPCIEAVARRLAPRPVLKPNEAMIEEAVRTGGRVGLVATFAPTLASMRPEFPPELDVRVALADGGLAALQAGDGPRHDDLVSAAARRLVEQEGCTTIALAQFSMARAAPMVAAATGRPVLTPVASAVRAMRERCR; encoded by the coding sequence GTGGCGCGGGTCGCGCTGATCCACGCGCTGCAGCAATCGATCGCGCCGGTCAACGAGGAAATGGCCCGGAGCTGGCCCGAGGCCGAGCGGATCAACCTGTTGGATGATTCACTCTCAGCGGATCTGGCCCGGTCCGGAGGACTCGATGTCGCCATGACCGAGCGCTTCCTCATCCTGGCCGACTACGCCGTCCAGGCCGGCGCGGATGGGCTTCTGTTCAGTTGCTCGGCGTTTGGTCCCTGCATCGAGGCGGTCGCGCGCCGGTTGGCCCCGCGTCCCGTGCTCAAGCCGAACGAGGCAATGATCGAGGAGGCCGTGAGGACCGGCGGCCGGGTTGGGTTGGTGGCCACGTTCGCCCCGACCCTGGCCTCGATGCGGCCGGAGTTCCCGCCGGAGCTGGACGTCCGCGTGGCACTCGCCGACGGCGGGCTCGCGGCGCTCCAAGCCGGGGACGGCCCGCGTCACGACGACCTGGTGTCGGCGGCGGCCCGGCGACTGGTGGAGCAGGAGGGGTGTACCACGATTGCGCTGGCCCAGTTCAGCATGGCCCGCGCGGCACCGATGGTGGCAGCCGCGACCGGGAGGCCGGTGCTGACTCCGGTCGCGAGCGCCGTCCGGGCCATGCGGGAGCGCTGCCGCTAG
- a CDS encoding DUF305 domain-containing protein, with amino-acid sequence MTSIILNRGVGLALFGAAAMACAGQPATTTPAPIPSAEVAASLERSIAKAQADSARYAYTEADIRFMSGMISHHAQAIAMARLAPTNGARPTVVTLAGRVINAQQDEIALMQNWLRERRQPVPEPNPAGTKMVMNGVEHDMLMPGMLTPEQMRQLTAARGPEFDQLFLKFMIQHHNGATAMVKELFDTYGAGQDQLVFKFAADVNIDQTTEIARMEKLLFSIILERHSK; translated from the coding sequence GTGACAAGCATCATCCTCAATCGCGGGGTTGGATTGGCGCTGTTTGGCGCCGCCGCCATGGCCTGCGCCGGCCAGCCGGCCACCACCACTCCGGCCCCGATCCCGAGCGCGGAGGTCGCGGCGTCGCTGGAACGCAGCATCGCCAAAGCCCAGGCCGACAGCGCCCGTTACGCCTACACCGAAGCCGACATCCGGTTCATGTCGGGAATGATCAGCCACCACGCCCAGGCGATTGCGATGGCTCGGTTGGCCCCCACCAATGGGGCCCGTCCCACCGTGGTGACCCTCGCTGGCCGGGTCATCAACGCCCAGCAGGACGAAATCGCTCTGATGCAGAACTGGCTCCGCGAGCGGCGCCAACCGGTGCCGGAGCCCAACCCCGCCGGCACAAAGATGGTGATGAATGGCGTCGAACACGACATGTTGATGCCCGGGATGCTCACCCCCGAGCAGATGCGCCAACTCACCGCCGCTCGGGGCCCCGAGTTCGACCAACTCTTCCTCAAGTTCATGATCCAGCACCACAACGGCGCCACCGCCATGGTCAAGGAATTGTTCGACACCTACGGCGCCGGGCAGGATCAGTTGGTGTTCAAGTTTGCCGCCGACGTCAACATCGATCAGACGACTGAAATTGCCCGGATGGAAAAGCTGCTGTTCTCGATCATCCTAGAACGACACTCCAAATGA
- a CDS encoding acetamidase, whose amino-acid sequence MKRNPVATVGLTVAVAAALVAPGAAQTGKTHQLKPTVSTVEWGYYDATAKPALTVASGDVVEVETVLHSAEVLGRYGMEAKWVTDEMRAFNQIKDRGIGGHLLVGPVYVRGAEPGDVLEVRILEVRGREPFGINLFRPNGGTLPADFPYGYFKTVPVDLKANVAHFAPNIEFPLAPFFGSLGVAPPAMMGRISSGPPGVHTGNLDNKDLVSGTTLYLPVHVTGALLSIGDGHLAQGHGEVDGTALEGALWGRLHLIVRKDLKLTWPRAETPTHYITMGLNEDLDEAARMATREMVKHLSDTYQLTPADAYALASMVVDLHVTQLVDGVKGVHATVPKSIFKRRP is encoded by the coding sequence TTGAAACGGAACCCGGTCGCCACAGTCGGGTTGACGGTCGCTGTTGCCGCCGCGCTCGTCGCGCCTGGAGCCGCGCAAACCGGCAAGACTCACCAGTTGAAGCCGACCGTCTCCACCGTGGAGTGGGGCTATTACGACGCCACGGCGAAGCCGGCACTGACCGTCGCATCGGGTGACGTGGTGGAGGTGGAGACCGTACTCCACTCGGCCGAGGTCCTGGGGCGGTACGGAATGGAAGCGAAGTGGGTCACCGACGAGATGCGAGCGTTCAACCAAATCAAGGACCGCGGAATCGGTGGCCATCTTCTGGTCGGCCCCGTCTACGTCCGAGGGGCGGAACCGGGCGATGTGCTCGAGGTAAGAATCCTCGAAGTCCGCGGGCGGGAGCCGTTCGGAATCAACCTGTTCAGACCGAACGGCGGCACGCTCCCGGCAGACTTCCCCTACGGATACTTCAAGACCGTGCCGGTGGACCTCAAAGCGAACGTCGCGCATTTCGCACCGAACATCGAATTTCCGCTGGCGCCATTCTTCGGCAGTCTCGGCGTGGCGCCTCCGGCGATGATGGGACGGATTTCGAGCGGGCCGCCGGGCGTTCATACCGGGAATCTCGACAACAAAGATCTGGTGTCGGGGACGACCCTCTATCTGCCGGTTCACGTCACCGGCGCGCTCTTGTCCATTGGCGACGGTCATTTGGCGCAAGGACACGGGGAGGTGGATGGGACGGCGCTCGAAGGTGCCCTGTGGGGACGCCTCCATCTGATCGTGCGGAAAGACCTCAAGCTGACGTGGCCCCGGGCCGAAACTCCGACCCACTACATCACCATGGGCCTCAACGAGGACCTCGACGAAGCGGCCCGGATGGCTACCCGCGAGATGGTTAAGCACTTGAGCGATACTTACCAGCTCACACCAGCCGACGCTTACGCTTTGGCGAGCATGGTGGTGGACTTGCATGTGACCCAGCTGGTCGACGGCGTCAAGGGTGTCCACGCGACCGTGCCAAAGAGCATCTTCAAGAGGCGGCCCTGA
- a CDS encoding class A beta-lactamase-related serine hydrolase — MNDLRQNLSDVLGSAHRIAAILALGLVVPRPAAAQERPTENEARLIEVLKADIPQILRLTGAPGLNLAIARRGQVIWEEGFGFADLERRIPMTAATVTHSGSMGKTYTATAVMQLVEQGILELDGPVNRYLSGWQIANPLGGRDVTIRDLLTHRSGLAGNGAWSVLRDPKPLAEHVPEAYGKKQNDFYGGLLPTWATRAGEKYDYSNLGIATLGYLVQVTNPEKLSFSDYVQRHIIDPLGMTSTQFPPVQDSAHIRPDIWAKMSRGYAGLGSIRIPTPAIYFEDHPAGTVVTKPSDHIRILLAMQHDGRYNGYQLLKPETVKLMLTPYPGTESPTVGLVWALADWDKPYRRIFAHSGAHMWGWTNTYLAFPGLDLAIAVFMNQWALPNDAQGARYQEAGLVTNFVRSWVERDLTGTLRPVAAHSWAWKVSYVQGLMMVESVNGVLGIKEPLSAATIDMMVRGAAPRIERNGASVWDPEGFRAGIADMAGAELTPTGIAAFFQSDRLRVLLEELPLLYLELGGRGNLPDPKPR; from the coding sequence ATGAATGACCTCCGCCAGAACCTTTCGGATGTTCTCGGCTCGGCCCACCGGATCGCGGCCATCCTGGCCCTCGGCCTTGTCGTGCCTCGGCCCGCCGCCGCTCAAGAACGGCCCACGGAGAACGAGGCCCGCCTCATCGAGGTCCTCAAGGCCGACATTCCCCAGATCCTTCGATTGACCGGGGCCCCGGGTCTCAATCTGGCCATTGCCCGCCGAGGCCAGGTGATCTGGGAGGAAGGGTTCGGGTTCGCCGATCTCGAGCGGCGGATCCCGATGACGGCGGCGACCGTGACCCACTCCGGCTCGATGGGCAAGACCTACACCGCGACCGCCGTGATGCAGCTGGTGGAGCAGGGCATCCTCGAGCTCGACGGGCCGGTCAATCGTTACCTGTCCGGCTGGCAGATCGCCAACCCGCTCGGCGGCCGCGACGTCACCATTCGGGATCTGTTGACCCACCGGAGCGGCCTGGCCGGGAACGGAGCCTGGAGCGTGCTCCGCGATCCGAAGCCGCTCGCCGAGCACGTCCCCGAAGCCTACGGCAAGAAGCAGAACGATTTCTACGGCGGCCTGCTACCGACCTGGGCGACCCGCGCCGGCGAGAAGTATGACTACTCGAATCTCGGCATCGCGACGTTAGGGTATCTGGTCCAGGTCACCAACCCCGAGAAGCTCTCGTTTTCCGACTACGTCCAGCGTCACATCATCGATCCCCTGGGAATGACCTCGACTCAATTCCCTCCGGTGCAGGATTCGGCCCACATCCGGCCCGATATCTGGGCCAAGATGTCCCGGGGCTATGCCGGCCTCGGCTCGATCCGGATTCCGACGCCCGCGATCTATTTCGAGGATCATCCCGCCGGCACCGTGGTCACCAAACCGAGCGACCACATCCGGATCTTGCTCGCCATGCAACACGACGGGCGGTACAACGGCTACCAACTCCTCAAGCCTGAGACCGTCAAACTGATGTTGACGCCGTACCCGGGGACGGAGTCGCCCACCGTGGGCCTGGTGTGGGCCCTGGCGGACTGGGACAAGCCCTATCGCCGGATCTTCGCCCACTCCGGCGCGCACATGTGGGGGTGGACCAACACCTACCTCGCTTTTCCCGGGCTCGATCTCGCCATCGCGGTCTTCATGAATCAGTGGGCGCTTCCGAACGACGCTCAGGGCGCCCGCTACCAGGAGGCGGGGTTGGTCACCAACTTCGTCCGATCCTGGGTGGAGCGGGACCTGACCGGTACCCTCCGGCCGGTGGCGGCTCATTCATGGGCTTGGAAAGTGTCCTATGTCCAGGGCCTGATGATGGTGGAAAGCGTCAATGGCGTCTTGGGCATCAAGGAGCCACTCTCGGCCGCAACGATCGACATGATGGTCCGCGGCGCCGCGCCCCGGATCGAGCGGAACGGGGCTTCGGTCTGGGACCCCGAAGGGTTTCGGGCCGGCATCGCCGACATGGCCGGCGCCGAGTTGACGCCGACGGGGATCGCCGCGTTCTTCCAGTCCGACCGGCTCCGGGTGCTCCTGGAAGAACTTCCCCTACTCTACCTCGAGCTCGGCGGTCGAGGCAATCTCCCTGATCCGAAGCCGAGGTGA
- a CDS encoding peptidase E translates to MNRRDFVAASALGSFSIGTARLPLDSLAASCSSRKILIAGGGFHTAFIRYMATLTGKKRPRICYLPTASADSAAGKLAFFKDCAPLDVEPHVQDSFIESLSQKEGWDEVFLSMDAIVVSGGNTLNQQAIWRAQGIDVVLRRAWDQGIVLGGASAGSLCWFEEGTTDSRPKALSIVKCLGFLKSSHSPHYDAEAGRRPLYHKLIGSGEMKPGYACDNDAGIYFEDNDVKRVVSARDGAKVYYVSASGGTVSEKVMEPEPIA, encoded by the coding sequence ATGAATCGCAGGGATTTCGTCGCCGCCTCGGCCCTCGGCTCGTTCAGCATCGGCACCGCCCGTCTCCCCTTGGACTCCTTGGCCGCGTCCTGCTCCAGCCGGAAGATCCTGATCGCGGGCGGCGGGTTTCACACCGCCTTCATCCGGTACATGGCCACGCTCACCGGCAAGAAGCGTCCCCGGATCTGCTACCTACCGACCGCCTCCGCCGACAGCGCCGCCGGCAAGCTCGCCTTCTTCAAGGACTGCGCCCCGCTCGACGTCGAACCGCACGTCCAGGATTCGTTCATCGAGAGCCTGAGCCAGAAGGAGGGGTGGGACGAGGTTTTCCTGTCGATGGACGCCATCGTGGTGTCGGGCGGCAATACCTTGAACCAGCAGGCCATCTGGAGGGCGCAGGGCATCGACGTCGTGCTCCGACGGGCGTGGGACCAGGGCATCGTCCTGGGCGGCGCGAGCGCCGGTTCGCTGTGTTGGTTCGAGGAAGGCACCACCGATTCGCGGCCCAAGGCGCTTTCGATCGTGAAATGCCTGGGTTTCCTCAAGAGCAGCCACTCGCCGCACTATGACGCCGAGGCGGGGCGGCGGCCGCTGTATCACAAGCTGATCGGCTCGGGCGAGATGAAGCCCGGGTACGCTTGCGACAACGACGCCGGGATCTACTTCGAGGACAACGACGTCAAGCGGGTGGTGTCGGCGCGGGACGGTGCCAAGGTCTACTACGTCAGCGCGAGCGGTGGGACGGTGTCGGAGAAGGTGATGGAGCCGGAACCGATCGCGTAG
- a CDS encoding DSD1 family PLP-dependent enzyme, with protein MHRQHWSRRDFLAQSTATAAVVGGVVASGRAALEVQQPASAYAEFLKAGIEELPTPALMIDLDIFERNLKTMQDACRSQHGKYRPHGKAHKSAVLGKKQLAAGAEGLCAAKLGEAEVFVKGGITDVLITTAVVGRRKIQRLLALAEVAPAIKVVADSTRNLDELDAAATAAKRTLTVLVDVNVGQNRTGVDTPGEAVALVQHLTKLSSLRFGGIQAYAGMNMHVVGFQNRRDASMMALDRALAARSALEKAGFAIPILSVGGTGTYNIDLKVPGVTEIQPGSYIFMDAHYRAIGGEHSEAFLDFGTSLSVLTTVISRAKGRAITDGGNKALSTDESMPSPKGLTGIEYRQGGDEHGIIVLKNPSRDLQVGDKVEFVPGHCDTTVNLHNVFFGVRNGMVESVWPVEARGRVD; from the coding sequence ATGCACCGGCAACACTGGTCCCGGCGCGATTTCCTAGCCCAGTCAACCGCCACCGCGGCCGTAGTCGGCGGCGTCGTCGCCTCCGGCCGAGCCGCACTGGAAGTACAGCAGCCTGCTTCGGCGTATGCTGAATTCCTCAAGGCTGGTATCGAGGAGCTTCCCACCCCGGCGTTGATGATCGATCTCGACATCTTCGAGCGGAACCTCAAGACGATGCAGGACGCTTGCCGGAGCCAGCACGGGAAGTACCGTCCCCACGGCAAAGCCCACAAGTCCGCTGTTCTGGGGAAGAAGCAGCTTGCCGCGGGGGCGGAAGGCCTCTGCGCCGCGAAGCTCGGCGAAGCCGAAGTCTTCGTGAAGGGTGGGATCACAGACGTCCTGATCACGACCGCGGTGGTCGGGCGACGCAAGATCCAGCGTCTCCTTGCGCTCGCCGAGGTTGCTCCGGCCATCAAGGTCGTGGCGGATAGTACCCGGAATCTCGACGAGCTGGATGCGGCCGCTACTGCCGCCAAGCGGACGCTCACGGTGTTGGTGGACGTCAATGTGGGGCAGAATCGGACCGGGGTGGACACCCCGGGCGAGGCGGTCGCGTTGGTCCAGCATCTGACGAAGCTGTCGTCACTCAGGTTCGGGGGCATTCAGGCCTACGCGGGCATGAACATGCACGTGGTCGGTTTCCAGAACCGCCGCGACGCCTCGATGATGGCGCTCGACCGGGCGTTGGCCGCCAGGTCGGCGCTCGAAAAGGCCGGCTTTGCGATTCCAATCCTGAGCGTGGGCGGCACCGGCACTTACAACATCGACCTCAAAGTGCCGGGGGTCACTGAGATTCAGCCGGGTTCGTACATCTTCATGGACGCCCACTACCGCGCCATTGGTGGCGAGCACAGCGAAGCCTTCTTGGATTTCGGGACCTCGTTGTCGGTGCTCACCACGGTGATCAGCCGGGCCAAGGGTCGGGCCATCACGGACGGCGGCAACAAGGCCCTGTCGACCGATGAATCGATGCCTTCGCCGAAGGGCCTCACCGGGATTGAATACCGGCAGGGCGGCGACGAGCATGGGATCATCGTGCTCAAGAATCCCAGTCGGGATCTCCAGGTAGGCGACAAGGTCGAGTTCGTGCCGGGCCACTGCGACACGACGGTCAATCTGCATAACGTATTCTTCGGGGTCCGCAATGGAATGGTGGAGTCGGTGTGGCCGGTTGAAGCTCGCGGGCGGGTCGATTGA
- a CDS encoding CHAT domain-containing protein — MHGDRTTAPLGVAGDPSWQPYPRSLPWSGAEAVQVAKAFDRVERLTGAAASKANLSAAMNRVEVIHVATHASLNADNPLFSRIDLAPGGDGDGRLEVHEIDGLRTTARLVFLSGCETARRAPIRSGADPGEDLATLALAFHRAGAANVVATLWRCRTGARAHLRISIIR, encoded by the coding sequence ATTCATGGGGACCGGACCACCGCGCCCCTCGGAGTTGCAGGAGACCCCTCATGGCAACCCTATCCCCGTAGCTTGCCGTGGAGCGGGGCTGAGGCCGTTCAGGTGGCGAAGGCGTTTGACCGGGTGGAGCGGCTGACCGGTGCCGCCGCCTCCAAGGCGAATCTCTCGGCGGCGATGAACCGGGTCGAGGTGATCCACGTGGCGACTCATGCCTCGCTCAATGCCGACAATCCGTTGTTTTCGCGGATCGACCTGGCGCCGGGCGGGGACGGGGATGGGCGGCTCGAGGTCCACGAGATCGACGGTCTTCGGACGACGGCCCGCTTGGTTTTCTTGTCGGGATGCGAAACGGCCCGCCGGGCGCCGATTCGGAGCGGAGCGGATCCCGGGGAAGATCTCGCGACCCTGGCGCTCGCGTTCCACCGGGCCGGGGCGGCGAACGTGGTGGCGACGTTGTGGCGGTGTCGGACCGGGGCGCGGGCTCATCTCCGTATCAGTATCATCAGGTGA
- a CDS encoding MBL fold metallo-hydrolase yields MPVTIRGLGVVLVAVLVAPATAQKRNADRPAGARYEGRAFDFKKIAEGVFLAAGTGNLSAESNAVIVVNDHDVLVVDGETSPAAGWALMKELRSITAKPVRYLVISHFHYDHAHGTQFFPPGIEIIGTEFTRRMLAEGKSLSHPTAAGNRTFSAAQISNLTKALDTASTPAGRKDIEKRRMVWQEYVASIATITPVPPNVTVTDRMTLTRGGREIVIFHPGPAHTAGDLVVWLPKERILATGDMLQPNLPYLGDGFIQQWTTALDSLKALAPAVILPGHGDPITDLAVLDHLRDYLRDLWTQSVALKQEGLAFAEAAKRLDLTKYDAYYPRFPGWTDEMVARRRAGSVKRVYDLVDGLK; encoded by the coding sequence GTGCCCGTGACGATTCGTGGCCTCGGTGTGGTCCTGGTGGCGGTGCTGGTGGCACCGGCAACGGCTCAGAAGCGCAACGCCGATCGGCCGGCCGGCGCCAGATACGAGGGCCGGGCGTTCGACTTCAAGAAGATCGCCGAAGGTGTCTTTCTGGCGGCCGGTACCGGCAACTTGAGCGCCGAGTCGAACGCCGTCATTGTCGTCAATGACCACGATGTCTTGGTAGTCGACGGGGAAACCAGTCCGGCGGCCGGCTGGGCTTTGATGAAGGAGCTCCGGTCGATCACGGCCAAGCCGGTTCGCTACTTGGTGATTTCCCACTTCCATTACGATCACGCTCACGGAACCCAGTTCTTTCCGCCAGGCATTGAGATCATCGGCACCGAATTCACTCGCCGGATGCTGGCCGAAGGCAAGTCGCTGAGTCATCCCACGGCCGCCGGCAACCGGACGTTTTCGGCGGCCCAGATCAGCAACCTCACCAAAGCTCTCGACACGGCCTCAACACCGGCCGGCCGGAAGGACATCGAGAAGCGACGGATGGTCTGGCAGGAGTACGTCGCGTCGATTGCCACGATTACGCCGGTGCCGCCGAACGTGACGGTGACGGACCGGATGACGTTGACCCGGGGCGGCCGCGAGATCGTGATCTTCCATCCCGGACCCGCCCACACCGCCGGCGATCTCGTCGTCTGGCTTCCCAAGGAGAGGATCCTGGCCACCGGCGACATGCTGCAACCCAACCTCCCGTATCTGGGCGATGGGTTCATTCAACAGTGGACCACGGCCTTGGATTCGCTCAAGGCGCTGGCTCCAGCGGTGATACTCCCGGGTCATGGTGACCCGATCACCGATCTGGCCGTGTTGGATCACTTGCGGGATTATTTGCGGGACTTGTGGACCCAGTCCGTGGCGCTCAAGCAGGAGGGGCTGGCCTTTGCCGAGGCGGCCAAGCGTCTCGATTTGACGAAGTACGACGCCTACTATCCTCGGTTCCCAGGTTGGACGGATGAAATGGTGGCCCGCCGGCGGGCCGGTTCGGTCAAACGGGTCTACGATTTAGTGGACGGCCTCAAATAG